AGGTGAAGAAGCAAGTGGCGACAAGGTGTGCGGGTGTATTTTAGCGGCAGAGAGGTGTTGGCGGCTATCTTGCGCGGGAGATGGCGTGGTCTGCTTCTTGTGGCTGAGACTTGCGGTCAGAGAGGTAGAGTAAGATTCTGGAATTTTTTATGTCCGGAACACGTGTACACCACATATAACTGGATcaatatttcattttttaagttgttaattttttaaaacaattattttatcatttatttaatGATACGTAATGTATTAATCCGTGTATCTCTCCTTCCCTCCAATTCATTCTTCTTAAAACGATTATAATTAAGTCACGTAAACATTTTGTGTGACTTTTTTTTACAAAGagaaaaaagtaaaatgaaagagaaatggAGGGGAATGACGAGAATTTAGAAGATAAAGAATCTTACTCAGAGAGACTGACGTtattattttcacagttttttgCCCCTTTACTACTTTTTAAGTCTTATGAAATACACACTTCTCTgccttacttttttttttgtctcagtTTCAACATAAATTTTGATTTGTCTGCTACTTTAAAAATTGCATAGGGCTTTTCGTTAAGTTCTCTATTAAGTGATTACGTGTATAATTTTGGCCCACCACATGTGTCAAGAATTAGCACTAGACACACTGACTTAGATTTACAAGTGAATCTCTCCTATACGTGAGGAATTTAGTGGGCCAAAGTTATGTCACTTattactacagtctagtggtattcctctccacttgtaagtaagaggtcttaggttcgattcttaccAAAGtagaatttgaaccatattattgtcagctcattgtgaggctaagctcactaggggtgggttcaaaaaaccgaaaaccgaaaaaaaccgaaaaccaaaccggaccgaggccgaaaaaaaccgaaccgaaaaaaaaccgaaccgaaactgtcaaaccgaaccgaaccgaatctggtcagttcggtttcggtttttgaggttcgaaaaccgaaccaaaccgaaccgaaccgaattatatatatttaattatttttttcaatattataaatagtttattcatacaatcataacaaaacaaaacctgttCCCAAGTTGGTTTCAGGGAAAATTTTCAAGTTGCAGCGCAAGGGTTCGAACCCTCATGCCTCCAACATTTCAGAaacgttttttaatttttttgagaaatcccCTTTAAGTTAACCCTAGCAGCCACACCTTTTATTCattcccctcttctctctctcgttcCCTTCCCTGCCTCCAGTGTAACCCTAACTAACCCAGTAACATTCTCGCGCAGCCGAGCCTCCTCTCTGTCTTTCTCaaactctctgtctctcttGGTCTTGAATCCCAGGCGACCCGCGACGGCGCGACccttctcactctcaatctCTCACAGTGAAGCAGCTTCTGGTGGAGAAGCTGGCAGCGAGACGGAAACTGAAGTTCAAGATATACCTCCTCTGCAAATTGTAATGCTTATCGTCGGCACACGAGGAGATGTGCAGCCGTTTGTTGCCATTGGAAAGCGATTGCAGGTCTCGCATTTATGTGCTTTTAGCTATATAGAACTTAACAGTGAAATGCTTCATAATTTTGTGTGTAACTGATTGGGAATGTTGACATCAATTGTGAGATAATTGTTTATCTTTCGCTGGATATATGCTCGTGCTCGGTTTTGCTTAGTGTTCTCTGCTGGTGATTAATTTTatgacaaaaattgattttgtttcggTGAAATTTTAGTTGCTTTGTTTGTGCCTGTTAGTCACATCCATTTTACTTCTAACGCTCTTTGTGTGCGTGTATTTATGCATAAAGATATAATTCAATCAGAGTACATTGAGAATTTTACCTTTTGTGATGGAAATTTTAGAGGCGATGagtgaaaataaaatatagctCTTCTTGGGAAGCTTATCCCGGACTTTATGTGAATTGACGAATGTGTTTACTTGCAGGAATATGGCCATAGGGTTAGGCTAGCAACTCATGCAAATTTCAAAGATTTTGTCCTTACTGCTGGGTTGGAGTTCTATCCTTTAGGTGGAGATCCAAAGGTTCTTGCTGGTTGTAAGTTcagaatttgtttctttttcatgccCTGCATACAATAATGATGAGTCTTTGGTCTGTTTATTCCatcatttgttaatttctgAAATTATTACTTTGCATAAAGTTTAGTTAATGTAACCGCTACCTTGTTCCACGTTTCAAACTTATTTTAGCATTGAAGTTTTAATTTTCATGTACCTTATTCTGCTTGCTTGAATCGTTAGGAAATAATCTTGGAAATTTAACATTGAAGATTCTGGCCCATTTGTCTGTGTGTTCCTTAAAAAACACACATATGTGAACATGCCTGTCTTATTTATTGGATTTGTATTGATGTAGTGCTTTTGTTTTTTACAGATATGGTCAAGAATAAAGGTTTTTTGCCATCAGGACCTTCGGAAATTCGCCGTGTGCTTCGGCGACCTCGAACAAGTGAAGGCGATGATCCTGATCCAAGTGGAGCTCACCAACATGGACCTCAAATCCATCTCCTCCAGGTCCTTGCCCGACCCGCATACCCTCCGAAAGTCCTCTCACCTCCTCGGCCCCAAAGTCCTCCAGGTATTGACTCCTCTCCGTAATTTCTCTCGTGAATTTTCTGGTGGGTGCTGAAATGGATTGCTGTGATTCAACTGATGATGGAAGGAGGTTTTATGTGGAATTAAAGACAAGCCATGAGGTTGAGATCTGTTTTTCTTCACTTTCCATTACATGCAAATTTTTTCTTCTCTGAGTTTTCTTATGTAACTGACTGTAATTTCTCATTCAATTGTGCAGTTGGACAACCATAAGATAGAGTACGAGTTTGAGAAAGAAAAGCTCCTCAAATTTTGGGTACATTACTGTTTTAAAGACAAGCCATGAGGTTGAGATCTGTTTTTCTTCAATAGCTTTTGTTAGAGATTGACATGCATAGTTTAAATCATTTCGATAGTAAATAAATGAGTAGAAGTcagtttgaaaagaaaataaactttGCGAAATTTTGTAGCATTTAAATGGTGATGTAAAGCAATGATGTATAACTAGTTAAGATGGCAGATAAAAGCTTAAGTTGGTGGATATGAAAATAGTTCAATTGGTGGAAGATTGTTCAA
This genomic interval from Malus domestica chromosome 05, GDT2T_hap1 contains the following:
- the LOC103436319 gene encoding sterol 3-beta-glucosyltransferase UGT80A2-like encodes the protein MLIVGTRGDVQPFVAIGKRLQEYGHRVRLATHANFKDFVLTAGLEFYPLGGDPKVLAGYMVKNKGFLPSGPSEIRRVLRRPRTSEGDDPDPSGAHQHGPQIHLLQVLARPAYPPKVLSPPRPQSPPVGQP